The following coding sequences lie in one Anomaloglossus baeobatrachus isolate aAnoBae1 chromosome 7, aAnoBae1.hap1, whole genome shotgun sequence genomic window:
- the LOC142246580 gene encoding uncharacterized protein LOC142246580 isoform X3: MDALADQIGRVRLGPVPLTFVFCVALVPMWTSFSSYDTSLLFSMFIIISVIVKGSLLSCWILTQATSRILQVTSVLGVMVAQMFLLMASLHASLFSVVVLIPPSTFTGICICKSLLRGRRDDKHEVSNEQTSVMDPVPGPRSRSVIGIFSRSSQEEYTWLASMLSRAGRVVPFCITNSNAHQFSQQVPQCTFAILYHSKTRGRVNITNVTDSLYDEELSFMSKVLGKSNVIVVADDMDDGSAWAAQNILTNQPAIAQLTSGIYLFTTKEKMDNQLIKDKVQLIYNLFSQGSASDIVADVVLIFLVVAPWLYFIYFVYHVFFLITTNLSGSFLMVYATRAPNHGARTLGLAAVLVLVVVELSSLYWVEFSIHTVLLMAQSLGTGVFFLIC, from the exons ATGGACGCTCTCGCAGATCAGATCGGGAGAG TCAGACTTGGCCCCGTCCCCCTGACGTTT GTCTTCTGTGTGGCGCTCGTTCCTATGTGGACCTCCTTCTCCAGCTATGACACCTCCTTGCTGTTTTCA ATGTTCATCATCATCTCAGTCATCGTAAAAGGTTCTCTGCTCTCGTGCTGGATCCTGACCCAGGCA ACGTCGAGGATCCTGCAGGTGACCTCAGTGTTGGGTGTGATGGTCGCGCAAATGTTTCTCCTTATGGCGAGTCTTCACGCTTCTCTGTTCTCTGTA GTTGTCCTCATTCCTCCATCCACCTTCACTGGGATCTGTATCTGTAAATCACTGCTTAGGGGCCGAAGAGATGACAAGCACGAGGTCAGCAATGAGCAGACAAGTGTGATG GATCCTGTTCCCGGCCCCCGGAGTAGATCGGTGATCGGGATATTCTCCCGTAGTTCTCAGGAGGAGTACACCTGGCTGGCCTCCATGCTGAGCAGAGCGGGGAGAGTCGTTCCCTTCTGTATCACAAACTCCAATGCTCATCAGTTCTCCCAGCAGGTGCCTCAGTGCACGTTCGCCATATTGTATCACTCAAAGACGCGAGGACGGGTCAACATCACCAACGTGACGGACTCGCTGTACGACGAAGAGCTTAGCTTCATGTCAAAGGTGCTCG GGAAGAGTAATGTGATTGTCGTGGCTGATGACATGGATGACGGCAGTGCCTGGGCAGCACAGAACATCCTGACTAACCAGCCGGCCATCGCTCAGCTGACCAGCGGCATCTATCTGTTCACCAcaaaggagaaaatggacaatcaaCTGATCAAAGACAAAGTGCAGCTGATATATAATCTATTCTCCCAAG GGTCGGCGAGTGACATTGTAGCTGATGTA GTCTTGATCTTCTTGGTCGTTGCTCCCTGGTTGTACTTCATTTATTTCGTCTACCAT GTGTTCTTTCTGATAACCACAAACCTGAGCGGATCATTTCTCATGGTTTATGCCACTCGTGCCCCCAATCAT GGGGCCCGCACGCTGGGACTAGCTGCGGTTCTGGTACTGGTGGTGGTGGAGCTGTCTTCCTTGTACTGGGTAGAATTCAGTATACACACG GTCTTGCTCATGGCGCAGTCACTCGGCACAGGCGTCTTCTTCCTGATTTGTTAG
- the LOC142246580 gene encoding uncharacterized protein LOC142246580 isoform X1: MDALADQIGRVRLGPVPLTFVFCVALVPMWTSFSSYDTSLLFSMFIIISVIVKGSLLSCWILTQATSRILQVTSVLGVMVAQMFLLMASLHASLFSVVVLIPPSTFTGICICKSLLRGRRDDKHEVSNEQTSVMDPVPGPRSRSVIGIFSRSSQEEYTWLASMLSRAGRVVPFCITNSNAHQFSQQVPQCTFAILYHSKTRGRVNITNVTDSLYDEELSFMSKVLGKSNVIVVADDMDDGSAWAAQNILTNQPAIAQLTSGIYLFTTKEKMDNQLIKDKVQLIYNLFSQGSASDIVADVVLIFLVVAPWLYFIYFVYHVFFLITTNLSGSFLMVYATRAPNHRDSVLPSTYPIKRLRNSPRSWGTKKGARTLGLAAVLVLVVVELSSLYWVEFSIHTVLLMAQSLGTGVFFLIC, translated from the exons ATGGACGCTCTCGCAGATCAGATCGGGAGAG TCAGACTTGGCCCCGTCCCCCTGACGTTT GTCTTCTGTGTGGCGCTCGTTCCTATGTGGACCTCCTTCTCCAGCTATGACACCTCCTTGCTGTTTTCA ATGTTCATCATCATCTCAGTCATCGTAAAAGGTTCTCTGCTCTCGTGCTGGATCCTGACCCAGGCA ACGTCGAGGATCCTGCAGGTGACCTCAGTGTTGGGTGTGATGGTCGCGCAAATGTTTCTCCTTATGGCGAGTCTTCACGCTTCTCTGTTCTCTGTA GTTGTCCTCATTCCTCCATCCACCTTCACTGGGATCTGTATCTGTAAATCACTGCTTAGGGGCCGAAGAGATGACAAGCACGAGGTCAGCAATGAGCAGACAAGTGTGATG GATCCTGTTCCCGGCCCCCGGAGTAGATCGGTGATCGGGATATTCTCCCGTAGTTCTCAGGAGGAGTACACCTGGCTGGCCTCCATGCTGAGCAGAGCGGGGAGAGTCGTTCCCTTCTGTATCACAAACTCCAATGCTCATCAGTTCTCCCAGCAGGTGCCTCAGTGCACGTTCGCCATATTGTATCACTCAAAGACGCGAGGACGGGTCAACATCACCAACGTGACGGACTCGCTGTACGACGAAGAGCTTAGCTTCATGTCAAAGGTGCTCG GGAAGAGTAATGTGATTGTCGTGGCTGATGACATGGATGACGGCAGTGCCTGGGCAGCACAGAACATCCTGACTAACCAGCCGGCCATCGCTCAGCTGACCAGCGGCATCTATCTGTTCACCAcaaaggagaaaatggacaatcaaCTGATCAAAGACAAAGTGCAGCTGATATATAATCTATTCTCCCAAG GGTCGGCGAGTGACATTGTAGCTGATGTA GTCTTGATCTTCTTGGTCGTTGCTCCCTGGTTGTACTTCATTTATTTCGTCTACCAT GTGTTCTTTCTGATAACCACAAACCTGAGCGGATCATTTCTCATGGTTTATGCCACTCGTGCCCCCAATCAT CGTGACTCTGTGCTTCCATCTACGTATCCCATCAAGAGGCTGAGAAACTCGCCCCGTTCATGGGGCACAAAAAAG GGGGCCCGCACGCTGGGACTAGCTGCGGTTCTGGTACTGGTGGTGGTGGAGCTGTCTTCCTTGTACTGGGTAGAATTCAGTATACACACG GTCTTGCTCATGGCGCAGTCACTCGGCACAGGCGTCTTCTTCCTGATTTGTTAG
- the LOC142246580 gene encoding uncharacterized protein LOC142246580 isoform X2 — protein sequence MDALADQIGRVRLGPVPLTFVFCVALVPMWTSFSSYDTSLLFSMFIIISVIVKGSLLSCWILTQATSRILQVTSVLGVMVAQMFLLMASLHASLFSVVVLIPPSTFTGICICKSLLRGRRDDKHEDPVPGPRSRSVIGIFSRSSQEEYTWLASMLSRAGRVVPFCITNSNAHQFSQQVPQCTFAILYHSKTRGRVNITNVTDSLYDEELSFMSKVLGKSNVIVVADDMDDGSAWAAQNILTNQPAIAQLTSGIYLFTTKEKMDNQLIKDKVQLIYNLFSQGSASDIVADVVLIFLVVAPWLYFIYFVYHVFFLITTNLSGSFLMVYATRAPNHRDSVLPSTYPIKRLRNSPRSWGTKKGARTLGLAAVLVLVVVELSSLYWVEFSIHTVLLMAQSLGTGVFFLIC from the exons ATGGACGCTCTCGCAGATCAGATCGGGAGAG TCAGACTTGGCCCCGTCCCCCTGACGTTT GTCTTCTGTGTGGCGCTCGTTCCTATGTGGACCTCCTTCTCCAGCTATGACACCTCCTTGCTGTTTTCA ATGTTCATCATCATCTCAGTCATCGTAAAAGGTTCTCTGCTCTCGTGCTGGATCCTGACCCAGGCA ACGTCGAGGATCCTGCAGGTGACCTCAGTGTTGGGTGTGATGGTCGCGCAAATGTTTCTCCTTATGGCGAGTCTTCACGCTTCTCTGTTCTCTGTA GTTGTCCTCATTCCTCCATCCACCTTCACTGGGATCTGTATCTGTAAATCACTGCTTAGGGGCCGAAGAGATGACAAGCACGAG GATCCTGTTCCCGGCCCCCGGAGTAGATCGGTGATCGGGATATTCTCCCGTAGTTCTCAGGAGGAGTACACCTGGCTGGCCTCCATGCTGAGCAGAGCGGGGAGAGTCGTTCCCTTCTGTATCACAAACTCCAATGCTCATCAGTTCTCCCAGCAGGTGCCTCAGTGCACGTTCGCCATATTGTATCACTCAAAGACGCGAGGACGGGTCAACATCACCAACGTGACGGACTCGCTGTACGACGAAGAGCTTAGCTTCATGTCAAAGGTGCTCG GGAAGAGTAATGTGATTGTCGTGGCTGATGACATGGATGACGGCAGTGCCTGGGCAGCACAGAACATCCTGACTAACCAGCCGGCCATCGCTCAGCTGACCAGCGGCATCTATCTGTTCACCAcaaaggagaaaatggacaatcaaCTGATCAAAGACAAAGTGCAGCTGATATATAATCTATTCTCCCAAG GGTCGGCGAGTGACATTGTAGCTGATGTA GTCTTGATCTTCTTGGTCGTTGCTCCCTGGTTGTACTTCATTTATTTCGTCTACCAT GTGTTCTTTCTGATAACCACAAACCTGAGCGGATCATTTCTCATGGTTTATGCCACTCGTGCCCCCAATCAT CGTGACTCTGTGCTTCCATCTACGTATCCCATCAAGAGGCTGAGAAACTCGCCCCGTTCATGGGGCACAAAAAAG GGGGCCCGCACGCTGGGACTAGCTGCGGTTCTGGTACTGGTGGTGGTGGAGCTGTCTTCCTTGTACTGGGTAGAATTCAGTATACACACG GTCTTGCTCATGGCGCAGTCACTCGGCACAGGCGTCTTCTTCCTGATTTGTTAG